One Spinacia oleracea cultivar Varoflay chromosome 4, BTI_SOV_V1, whole genome shotgun sequence DNA segment encodes these proteins:
- the LOC110780911 gene encoding uncharacterized protein, whose amino-acid sequence MESFVGAQAKKNVEFEDGFKQSNTHLTMIETQLAQLANTIKENQVHTSLPPQGQTPPKEMYSIVTRSGKTIGDGVKSSDVFEPMGKESPWVVESKDDDIVEDESSVDDMNDALEPTKATLLPLPTPKLPFPQRFARHKLDLQISKFLDVLSKMYVSLSLTEALKQMPRCSSFMRGILSGKRDCEKKETVRLTESCSSQIQSPFPPKLKDPGSFSMPCRIQKLKFDNALCDLGASVSIMPYKIYERLSLGNLSPTPISLQLDDRLVMYPLGRVEDVPLVIGKLTFLVYFVVLDIDEDVHTPIILGRPFLTTAGALIDVQGGVITLKGGDTKASFKLPQGEGCFSKMFSCMKVDNVACIFSNPSNDFCVSKCGIELPRSYPNDKKVHVLPRVSGDTFDDFITIPERCIWMMMLKLLPPK is encoded by the coding sequence ATGGAGTCATTTGTGGGAGCGCAAGCtaaaaagaatgtggaatttgaggatggattcaagcaatccaataCTCATTTGACgatgattgagacccaacttGCCCAACTTGCTAACACCATAAAAGAAAATCAAGTGCAcacaagtctcccaccccaaggtcaaaCCCCACCAAAGGAAATGTATTCCATAGTAACTAGGAGTGGGAAGACTATAGGTGATGGTGTTAAGTCGAGTGATGTCTTCGAACCTATGGGGAAAGAATCACCATGGGTTGTTGAGTCTAAGGATGATGATATTGTAGAAGATGAGTCTTCCGTTGATGACATGAATGATGCTTTGGAGCCAACGAAGGCTACTCTTCTACCTCTACCCACTCCTAAGCTCCCATTCCCTCAAAGGTTTGCAAGACACAAGTTGgaccttcaaatttcaaaatttcttGATGTGCTTAGCAAGATGTATGTCTCATTGTCCTTAACCGAGGCACTCAAACAAATGCCCCGCTGTTCTAGTTTTATGAGGGGCATTCTTAGTGGCAAGAGAGATTGTGAGAAAAAGGAGACCGTGCGTCTCACTGAGAGTTGTAGTTCTCAAATCCAAAGCCCATTTCCCCCAAAACTCAAAGATCCCGGGAGTTTTTCAATGCCTTGTAGAATTCAAAAGCTCAAATTTGATAATGCTCTTTGTGATTTGGGGGCAAGTGTGAGCATCATGCCGTACAAGATCTATGAGAGGCTTAGTCTAGGTAATCTCTCCCCTACTCCTATTTCATTGCAATTAGACGATCGTTTGGTTATGTATCCTTTGGGGAGAGTTGAGGATGTTCCCCTCGTTATAGGAAAGCTTACTTTTCTTGTCTATTTCGTAGTCTTGGACATCGATGAGGATGTCCATACCCCTATTATTTTAGGGAGGCCATTCTTGACCACCGCGGGGGCCCTTATTGATGTTCAAGGCGGGGTTATCACCTTGAAAGGGGGGGACACCAAGGCTAGTTTTAAGCTTCCTCAAGGTGAAGGATGTTTTTCAAAGATGTTTAGTTGCATGAAAGTCGATAACGTTGCTTGCATTTTTTCTAACCCTTCTAACGACTTTTGTGTTTCTAAGTGTGGTATTGAGCTTCCTAGGTCCTATCCCAATGACAAAAAAGTCCATGTGCTCCCACGGGTGTCGGGAGATACATTTGATGATTTCATCACCATTCCCGAGAGATGCATATGGATGATGATGTTAAAACTACTACCTCCAAAGTAA